A portion of the Juglans microcarpa x Juglans regia isolate MS1-56 chromosome 1D, Jm3101_v1.0, whole genome shotgun sequence genome contains these proteins:
- the LOC121261371 gene encoding FCS-Like Zinc finger 17-like: MVLSFKSPFIKLEDKERDREENMDNKAGYAGHKSSEKNSSAVGLRILIQISQDKSNILVKSAFRSQPTSQSHHLRTKPPESCFLKTCQLCNKKLSLDKDVYMYRGDQGFCSIECRNRQIVLDEIRELETASTKRMLASYRHCCSSGRRETQTLLEEFRQRREHRPIPSGGNWAIVS; encoded by the exons ATGGTTCTAAGCTTCAAGAGCCCCTTCATCAAGTTGGAAGACAAAGAGAGGGATCGGGAGGAGAACATGGATAATAAGGCCGGCTATGCAGGTCATAAAAGCTCAGAAAAGAATTCATCAGCTGTAGGGTTGCGAATCCTCATACAGATTTCACAAGATAAATCCAATATCCTCGTGAAATCAGCATTCAGAAGCCAACCCACCTCTCAATCACACCATCTTCGGACCAAACCTCCCGAATCTTGCTTTCTGAAAACATGTCAATTATGCAACAAGAAACTAAGCCTGGATAAAGATGTGTACATGTACAG GGGTGACCAAGGGTTTTGCAGCATAGAGTGCAGGAACAGGCAAATTGTTTTGGATGAAATAAGAGAACTCGAAACAGCTTCTACAAAGCGAATGCTGGCATCTTATAGGCATTGTTGCAGTAGTGGTCGACGTGAGACTCAGACCCTCCTAGAGGAATTCCGTCAACGACGTGAGCATAGGCCGATCCCATCTGGAGGAAACTGGGCAATAGTTTCATAG